One genomic region from Panthera tigris isolate Pti1 chromosome D1, P.tigris_Pti1_mat1.1, whole genome shotgun sequence encodes:
- the LOC102953396 gene encoding uncharacterized protein LOC102953396 isoform X6, with amino-acid sequence MGRNPPIQISLQSPLLGQSTFPVHIQGRKIGPIVRPGHMEYTSQYQSDFQASGWNQVLKTDPDKRSQGINKYTQTVQKDNAPGWQSTMHQHPKPRWVKQEMTILGRKSTVKFDGGTVTRDCRTQPQVCYGDLHHRGYDKPLLTALCPLKSVGSQAPPQDQTTTRTSYMPLFSERLNLCKLKVNSSKWEPNKISLLSKGKHSDQSSCLKAGSRSTFDKRTQNPKKIIIIGRKKPPK; translated from the exons ATGGGGAGAAACCCTCCCATTCAG ATTTCCTTGCAGAGCCCTCTTCTTGGTCAGTCCACGTTCCCAGTTCATATTCAGGGCAGAAAAATAGGACCAATAGTGCGTCCAGGCCACATGGAGTACACCAGCCAATACCAGAGTGACTTCCAAGCCTCAGGGTGGAATCAAGTCCTCAAAACTGACCCAGACAAAAGAAGCCAGGGGATCAA CAAATACACCCAGACTGTGCAGAAAGACAATGCCCCTGGCTGGCAGTCCACTATGCATCAGCATCCGAAACCGAGATGGGTGAAGCAGGAGATGACCATCCTGGGTAGGAAGAGCACTGTCAAGTTTGACGGAGGCACAGTGACCAGG GACTGTAGAACTCAGCCCCAAGTATGCTACGGAGACCTTCATCACAGAGGCTATGACAAGCCCCTG CTGACTGCTCTCTGTCCCCTCAAGAGTGTGGGTTCACAGGCACCACCTCAGGATCAAACTACCACCAGGACCTCCTACATGCCCTTGTTTTCTGAAAGATTGAACCTCTGTAAGCTCAAGGTCAACAGCAGCAAATGGGAGCCAAACAAAATTTCTCTACTgagcaaaggaaaacattcaG ACCAGTCCAGCTGCCTGAAAGCCGGCTCCAGAAGTACTTTTGACAAGAGGACTCAAAAtcccaaaaaaataataataatcggGAGAAAGAAACCGCCCAAATAA
- the LOC102953396 gene encoding uncharacterized protein LOC102953396 isoform X1 produces the protein MGRNPPIQISLQSPLLGQSTFPVHIQGRKIGPIVRPGHMEYTSQYQSDFQASGWNQVLKTDPDKRSQGINKYTQTVQKDNAPGWQSTMHQHPKPRWVKQEMTILGRKSTVKFDGGTVTRVKCPSSLSREVRHAFLSSQMSYLPPPKSLVKRVKGKCPSSTLRVFKAKLQTETTSKQFFQDCRTQPQVCYGDLHHRGYDKPLLTALCPLKSVGSQAPPQDQTTTRTSYMPLFSERLNLCKLKVNSSKWEPNKISLLSKGKHSDQSSCLKAGSRSTFDKRTQNPKKIIIIGRKKPPK, from the exons ATGGGGAGAAACCCTCCCATTCAG ATTTCCTTGCAGAGCCCTCTTCTTGGTCAGTCCACGTTCCCAGTTCATATTCAGGGCAGAAAAATAGGACCAATAGTGCGTCCAGGCCACATGGAGTACACCAGCCAATACCAGAGTGACTTCCAAGCCTCAGGGTGGAATCAAGTCCTCAAAACTGACCCAGACAAAAGAAGCCAGGGGATCAA CAAATACACCCAGACTGTGCAGAAAGACAATGCCCCTGGCTGGCAGTCCACTATGCATCAGCATCCGAAACCGAGATGGGTGAAGCAGGAGATGACCATCCTGGGTAGGAAGAGCACTGTCAAGTTTGACGGAGGCACAGTGACCAGGGTAAAGTGCCCAAGCTCTCTGTCTAGAG AGGTGAG ACATGCATTCCTCTCTTCCCAGATGTCTTATCTACCTCCTCCCAAATCCCTGGTAAAAAGAGTCAAGGGTAAGTGCCCCTCTAGCACACTCAGGGTCTTCAAAGCCAAGTTACAAACTGAAACTACCAGCAAGCAATTCTTCCAGGACTGTAGAACTCAGCCCCAAGTATGCTACGGAGACCTTCATCACAGAGGCTATGACAAGCCCCTG CTGACTGCTCTCTGTCCCCTCAAGAGTGTGGGTTCACAGGCACCACCTCAGGATCAAACTACCACCAGGACCTCCTACATGCCCTTGTTTTCTGAAAGATTGAACCTCTGTAAGCTCAAGGTCAACAGCAGCAAATGGGAGCCAAACAAAATTTCTCTACTgagcaaaggaaaacattcaG ACCAGTCCAGCTGCCTGAAAGCCGGCTCCAGAAGTACTTTTGACAAGAGGACTCAAAAtcccaaaaaaataataataatcggGAGAAAGAAACCGCCCAAATAA
- the LOC102953396 gene encoding uncharacterized protein LOC102953396 isoform X8, protein MGRNPPIQISLQSPLLGQSTFPVHIQGRKIGPIVRPGHMEYTSQYQSDFQASGWNQVLKTDPDKRSQGINKYTQTVQKDNAPGWQSTMHQHPKPRWVKQEMTILGRKSTVKFDGGTVTRDCRTQPQVCYGDLHHRGYDKPLAPPQDQTTTRTSYMPLFSERLNLCKLKVNSSKWEPNKISLLSKGKHSDQSSCLKAGSRSTFDKRTQNPKKIIIIGRKKPPK, encoded by the exons ATGGGGAGAAACCCTCCCATTCAG ATTTCCTTGCAGAGCCCTCTTCTTGGTCAGTCCACGTTCCCAGTTCATATTCAGGGCAGAAAAATAGGACCAATAGTGCGTCCAGGCCACATGGAGTACACCAGCCAATACCAGAGTGACTTCCAAGCCTCAGGGTGGAATCAAGTCCTCAAAACTGACCCAGACAAAAGAAGCCAGGGGATCAA CAAATACACCCAGACTGTGCAGAAAGACAATGCCCCTGGCTGGCAGTCCACTATGCATCAGCATCCGAAACCGAGATGGGTGAAGCAGGAGATGACCATCCTGGGTAGGAAGAGCACTGTCAAGTTTGACGGAGGCACAGTGACCAGG GACTGTAGAACTCAGCCCCAAGTATGCTACGGAGACCTTCATCACAGAGGCTATGACAAGCCCCTG GCACCACCTCAGGATCAAACTACCACCAGGACCTCCTACATGCCCTTGTTTTCTGAAAGATTGAACCTCTGTAAGCTCAAGGTCAACAGCAGCAAATGGGAGCCAAACAAAATTTCTCTACTgagcaaaggaaaacattcaG ACCAGTCCAGCTGCCTGAAAGCCGGCTCCAGAAGTACTTTTGACAAGAGGACTCAAAAtcccaaaaaaataataataatcggGAGAAAGAAACCGCCCAAATAA
- the LOC102953396 gene encoding uncharacterized protein LOC102953396 isoform X7, with protein MGRNPPIQISLQSPLLGQSTFPVHIQGRKIGPIVRPGHMEYTSQYQSDFQASGWNQVLKTDPDKRSQGINKYTQTVQKDNAPGWQSTMHQHPKPRWVKQEMTILGRKSTVKFDGGTVTRDCRTQPQVCYGDLHHRGYDKPLSVGSQAPPQDQTTTRTSYMPLFSERLNLCKLKVNSSKWEPNKISLLSKGKHSDQSSCLKAGSRSTFDKRTQNPKKIIIIGRKKPPK; from the exons ATGGGGAGAAACCCTCCCATTCAG ATTTCCTTGCAGAGCCCTCTTCTTGGTCAGTCCACGTTCCCAGTTCATATTCAGGGCAGAAAAATAGGACCAATAGTGCGTCCAGGCCACATGGAGTACACCAGCCAATACCAGAGTGACTTCCAAGCCTCAGGGTGGAATCAAGTCCTCAAAACTGACCCAGACAAAAGAAGCCAGGGGATCAA CAAATACACCCAGACTGTGCAGAAAGACAATGCCCCTGGCTGGCAGTCCACTATGCATCAGCATCCGAAACCGAGATGGGTGAAGCAGGAGATGACCATCCTGGGTAGGAAGAGCACTGTCAAGTTTGACGGAGGCACAGTGACCAGG GACTGTAGAACTCAGCCCCAAGTATGCTACGGAGACCTTCATCACAGAGGCTATGACAAGCCCCTG AGTGTGGGTTCACAGGCACCACCTCAGGATCAAACTACCACCAGGACCTCCTACATGCCCTTGTTTTCTGAAAGATTGAACCTCTGTAAGCTCAAGGTCAACAGCAGCAAATGGGAGCCAAACAAAATTTCTCTACTgagcaaaggaaaacattcaG ACCAGTCCAGCTGCCTGAAAGCCGGCTCCAGAAGTACTTTTGACAAGAGGACTCAAAAtcccaaaaaaataataataatcggGAGAAAGAAACCGCCCAAATAA
- the LOC102953396 gene encoding uncharacterized protein LOC102953396 isoform X4: MGRNPPIQISLQSPLLGQSTFPVHIQGRKIGPIVRPGHMEYTSQYQSDFQASGWNQVLKTDPDKRSQGINKYTQTVQKDNAPGWQSTMHQHPKPRWVKQEMTILGRKSTVKFDGGTVTRVKCPSSLSREVRHAFLSSQMSYLPPPKSLVKRVKGKCPSSTLRVFKAKLQTETTSKQFFQDCRTQPQVCYGDLHHRGYDKPLAPPQDQTTTRTSYMPLFSERLNLCKLKVNSSKWEPNKISLLSKGKHSDQSSCLKAGSRSTFDKRTQNPKKIIIIGRKKPPK; the protein is encoded by the exons ATGGGGAGAAACCCTCCCATTCAG ATTTCCTTGCAGAGCCCTCTTCTTGGTCAGTCCACGTTCCCAGTTCATATTCAGGGCAGAAAAATAGGACCAATAGTGCGTCCAGGCCACATGGAGTACACCAGCCAATACCAGAGTGACTTCCAAGCCTCAGGGTGGAATCAAGTCCTCAAAACTGACCCAGACAAAAGAAGCCAGGGGATCAA CAAATACACCCAGACTGTGCAGAAAGACAATGCCCCTGGCTGGCAGTCCACTATGCATCAGCATCCGAAACCGAGATGGGTGAAGCAGGAGATGACCATCCTGGGTAGGAAGAGCACTGTCAAGTTTGACGGAGGCACAGTGACCAGGGTAAAGTGCCCAAGCTCTCTGTCTAGAG AGGTGAG ACATGCATTCCTCTCTTCCCAGATGTCTTATCTACCTCCTCCCAAATCCCTGGTAAAAAGAGTCAAGGGTAAGTGCCCCTCTAGCACACTCAGGGTCTTCAAAGCCAAGTTACAAACTGAAACTACCAGCAAGCAATTCTTCCAGGACTGTAGAACTCAGCCCCAAGTATGCTACGGAGACCTTCATCACAGAGGCTATGACAAGCCCCTG GCACCACCTCAGGATCAAACTACCACCAGGACCTCCTACATGCCCTTGTTTTCTGAAAGATTGAACCTCTGTAAGCTCAAGGTCAACAGCAGCAAATGGGAGCCAAACAAAATTTCTCTACTgagcaaaggaaaacattcaG ACCAGTCCAGCTGCCTGAAAGCCGGCTCCAGAAGTACTTTTGACAAGAGGACTCAAAAtcccaaaaaaataataataatcggGAGAAAGAAACCGCCCAAATAA
- the LOC102953396 gene encoding uncharacterized protein LOC102953396 isoform X5 produces MGRNPPIQISLQSPLLGQSTFPVHIQGRKIGPIVRPGHMEYTSQYQSDFQASGWNQVLKTDPDKRSQGINKYTQTVQKDNAPGWQSTMHQHPKPRWVKQEMTILGRKSTVKFDGGTVTRMSYLPPPKSLVKRVKGKCPSSTLRVFKAKLQTETTSKQFFQDCRTQPQVCYGDLHHRGYDKPLLTALCPLKSVGSQAPPQDQTTTRTSYMPLFSERLNLCKLKVNSSKWEPNKISLLSKGKHSDQSSCLKAGSRSTFDKRTQNPKKIIIIGRKKPPK; encoded by the exons ATGGGGAGAAACCCTCCCATTCAG ATTTCCTTGCAGAGCCCTCTTCTTGGTCAGTCCACGTTCCCAGTTCATATTCAGGGCAGAAAAATAGGACCAATAGTGCGTCCAGGCCACATGGAGTACACCAGCCAATACCAGAGTGACTTCCAAGCCTCAGGGTGGAATCAAGTCCTCAAAACTGACCCAGACAAAAGAAGCCAGGGGATCAA CAAATACACCCAGACTGTGCAGAAAGACAATGCCCCTGGCTGGCAGTCCACTATGCATCAGCATCCGAAACCGAGATGGGTGAAGCAGGAGATGACCATCCTGGGTAGGAAGAGCACTGTCAAGTTTGACGGAGGCACAGTGACCAGG ATGTCTTATCTACCTCCTCCCAAATCCCTGGTAAAAAGAGTCAAGGGTAAGTGCCCCTCTAGCACACTCAGGGTCTTCAAAGCCAAGTTACAAACTGAAACTACCAGCAAGCAATTCTTCCAGGACTGTAGAACTCAGCCCCAAGTATGCTACGGAGACCTTCATCACAGAGGCTATGACAAGCCCCTG CTGACTGCTCTCTGTCCCCTCAAGAGTGTGGGTTCACAGGCACCACCTCAGGATCAAACTACCACCAGGACCTCCTACATGCCCTTGTTTTCTGAAAGATTGAACCTCTGTAAGCTCAAGGTCAACAGCAGCAAATGGGAGCCAAACAAAATTTCTCTACTgagcaaaggaaaacattcaG ACCAGTCCAGCTGCCTGAAAGCCGGCTCCAGAAGTACTTTTGACAAGAGGACTCAAAAtcccaaaaaaataataataatcggGAGAAAGAAACCGCCCAAATAA
- the LOC102953396 gene encoding uncharacterized protein LOC102953396 isoform X3, producing the protein MGRNPPIQISLQSPLLGQSTFPVHIQGRKIGPIVRPGHMEYTSQYQSDFQASGWNQVLKTDPDKRSQGINKYTQTVQKDNAPGWQSTMHQHPKPRWVKQEMTILGRKSTVKFDGGTVTRVKCPSSLSREVRHAFLSSQMSYLPPPKSLVKRVKGKCPSSTLRVFKAKLQTETTSKQFFQDCRTQPQVCYGDLHHRGYDKPLSVGSQAPPQDQTTTRTSYMPLFSERLNLCKLKVNSSKWEPNKISLLSKGKHSDQSSCLKAGSRSTFDKRTQNPKKIIIIGRKKPPK; encoded by the exons ATGGGGAGAAACCCTCCCATTCAG ATTTCCTTGCAGAGCCCTCTTCTTGGTCAGTCCACGTTCCCAGTTCATATTCAGGGCAGAAAAATAGGACCAATAGTGCGTCCAGGCCACATGGAGTACACCAGCCAATACCAGAGTGACTTCCAAGCCTCAGGGTGGAATCAAGTCCTCAAAACTGACCCAGACAAAAGAAGCCAGGGGATCAA CAAATACACCCAGACTGTGCAGAAAGACAATGCCCCTGGCTGGCAGTCCACTATGCATCAGCATCCGAAACCGAGATGGGTGAAGCAGGAGATGACCATCCTGGGTAGGAAGAGCACTGTCAAGTTTGACGGAGGCACAGTGACCAGGGTAAAGTGCCCAAGCTCTCTGTCTAGAG AGGTGAG ACATGCATTCCTCTCTTCCCAGATGTCTTATCTACCTCCTCCCAAATCCCTGGTAAAAAGAGTCAAGGGTAAGTGCCCCTCTAGCACACTCAGGGTCTTCAAAGCCAAGTTACAAACTGAAACTACCAGCAAGCAATTCTTCCAGGACTGTAGAACTCAGCCCCAAGTATGCTACGGAGACCTTCATCACAGAGGCTATGACAAGCCCCTG AGTGTGGGTTCACAGGCACCACCTCAGGATCAAACTACCACCAGGACCTCCTACATGCCCTTGTTTTCTGAAAGATTGAACCTCTGTAAGCTCAAGGTCAACAGCAGCAAATGGGAGCCAAACAAAATTTCTCTACTgagcaaaggaaaacattcaG ACCAGTCCAGCTGCCTGAAAGCCGGCTCCAGAAGTACTTTTGACAAGAGGACTCAAAAtcccaaaaaaataataataatcggGAGAAAGAAACCGCCCAAATAA
- the LOC102953396 gene encoding uncharacterized protein LOC102953396 isoform X2, with protein MTTTHQISLQSPLLGQSTFPVHIQGRKIGPIVRPGHMEYTSQYQSDFQASGWNQVLKTDPDKRSQGINKYTQTVQKDNAPGWQSTMHQHPKPRWVKQEMTILGRKSTVKFDGGTVTRVKCPSSLSREVRHAFLSSQMSYLPPPKSLVKRVKGKCPSSTLRVFKAKLQTETTSKQFFQDCRTQPQVCYGDLHHRGYDKPLLTALCPLKSVGSQAPPQDQTTTRTSYMPLFSERLNLCKLKVNSSKWEPNKISLLSKGKHSDQSSCLKAGSRSTFDKRTQNPKKIIIIGRKKPPK; from the exons ATGACCACTACTCATCAGATTTCCTTGCAGAGCCCTCTTCTTGGTCAGTCCACGTTCCCAGTTCATATTCAGGGCAGAAAAATAGGACCAATAGTGCGTCCAGGCCACATGGAGTACACCAGCCAATACCAGAGTGACTTCCAAGCCTCAGGGTGGAATCAAGTCCTCAAAACTGACCCAGACAAAAGAAGCCAGGGGATCAA CAAATACACCCAGACTGTGCAGAAAGACAATGCCCCTGGCTGGCAGTCCACTATGCATCAGCATCCGAAACCGAGATGGGTGAAGCAGGAGATGACCATCCTGGGTAGGAAGAGCACTGTCAAGTTTGACGGAGGCACAGTGACCAGGGTAAAGTGCCCAAGCTCTCTGTCTAGAG AGGTGAG ACATGCATTCCTCTCTTCCCAGATGTCTTATCTACCTCCTCCCAAATCCCTGGTAAAAAGAGTCAAGGGTAAGTGCCCCTCTAGCACACTCAGGGTCTTCAAAGCCAAGTTACAAACTGAAACTACCAGCAAGCAATTCTTCCAGGACTGTAGAACTCAGCCCCAAGTATGCTACGGAGACCTTCATCACAGAGGCTATGACAAGCCCCTG CTGACTGCTCTCTGTCCCCTCAAGAGTGTGGGTTCACAGGCACCACCTCAGGATCAAACTACCACCAGGACCTCCTACATGCCCTTGTTTTCTGAAAGATTGAACCTCTGTAAGCTCAAGGTCAACAGCAGCAAATGGGAGCCAAACAAAATTTCTCTACTgagcaaaggaaaacattcaG ACCAGTCCAGCTGCCTGAAAGCCGGCTCCAGAAGTACTTTTGACAAGAGGACTCAAAAtcccaaaaaaataataataatcggGAGAAAGAAACCGCCCAAATAA